The DNA segment AATTTATTCTCCATTCTATGCATATCCATCTATAATTTCTCCattctatctatatatacatattatgtcaATCCCATTTGAATTGGTATCATTGCCCTCCTttgtaaaatagatataatactaaCTTATTTACAGAGTTAATTAAAGATTATAACAATCCCAGGGGAATGAGTTAAAGTCATAACTTGCATTTTGGCCTACTGCTAGAGACATTTGGTGAGTCTAAGCAGTAGGTCACAGTGAAGTTCGTAGTGAGTGTTACATTCTATGCTTCAGGATAGGATTCTCTTGACCATTTCTGTTACTTCCCCAGTTGGTGGCTGGTGCAGTGGAGATGCCATTTCCAGTGTTGAACGATATGATCCGCAGACCAATGAATGGAGAATGGTGGCTTCAATGAGCAAAAGGAGATGCGGAGTTGGGGTCAGTGTTCTTGATGATCTGTTATATGCAGTAGGAGGCCATGATGGATCCTCTTATCTCAACAGTGTTGAAAGGTGAGTAAGGTCAATCTGTAATTTTCTCTCTACTATTCATATAGTTTTATTTGAGATGTTAATTAGGAATCAAATGTGACTTAATGTTTAGTATTGCATCTGTGGCACTAGTTGGCAACCTAAACAAGTTAGTATGATACACAAATTCTTTATGATTTGGTCTCCACCTGTTTCTCTAGTCTGTCTCCCATGACATACTACCCCTCCCTAAGCATGCTACTGCAGACACATCAAATTGCCTGCAGTTCCTTGGACATGCTGTCTTCCTTCATACCTCTCTCCTTACATATATGCATGCTGTTCTTTTTTCCCTGGGATACTTTTGCCATTTTAAGACTTACATTGcctttggctgggcgcagtggctcacgcctgtaatcccagctactcaggaggctgaggcaggagaatggccagaacccgggaggcagagcttgcagtgagctgagatcgcaccactgcattccagcctgggcaaaagagggagactccttctcaaaaaaaaaaaagacttaacatTTTCCTTCAAGACACAAATGTTACTTATTACATACAACTTTCTATGATACCATATAGATGAGTTAGTTACTACTTGTTCGTTTGCCTTCCATAAGTATTTTGAACATGTTTGTACATATCCATCACATTGTACTGTATGTGTTGAAATGTATTTCACTATAATATCTATCGTAGTTTACTAGGCACATTGGGGAATCTATAGTAACTGATGTTTCCATAGCTTTTTGCTCTCAAGAAGTTGTGTTGATTAACAGTGACTCTTAATTTCCATAACACATCTGTGGAAACGCTGCAGTTTTAAAGGTATAGATTGTGcagctggggaaaaaaatcttaaaaagtagAGGGATCAGTCCCATAGAAGTAAAACAActgcaacatggagaaacctcatctctacaaaaaatacaaaaaaattaccagttgtagtggtgcacacctgtagtcccagctactcaggagactgaggcatggggcccgcttgagcctgggaaggaaAGGTTGCCATGagatgagattgcgccattgcactctagtctgggtgacaaagcaagactctctcaaaaaataaaataaaataaacacacacacacacttaaaataaATTGATGACATCACaggagggaaaaataaattgaTGGCATTGCAGAAGGGATCATGGCGgacgggaggcaggactagattgaaGCTCCGGGACCGGTCAGCATGCAGAGGCTTGACTGTAATTTTTAGCTCCAGATTGACTGCAGAAAAAATCAGCAATAtcaagaggacccacagaccctctgaagaaaGCAGACTGCTCCTTCAGGACCTGGGAGAAACCCACAtctgtgagtgccccaactgcagaagtgggaaagggagaccctcctcttCCAAACACATACccccca comes from the Rhinopithecus roxellana isolate Shanxi Qingling unplaced genomic scaffold, ASM756505v1 contig3123, whole genome shotgun sequence genome and includes:
- the LOC115895845 gene encoding kelch-like protein 20: GGWCSGDAISSVERYDPQTNEWRMVASMSKRRCGVGVSVLDDLLYAVGGHDGSSYLNSVERYDPKTNQWSSDVAPTSTCRTSVGVAVLGGFLYAVGGQDGVSCLNIVE